In Calothrix sp. PCC 7507, one DNA window encodes the following:
- a CDS encoding MFS transporter yields MTVPHLPIFPSPHLPIMSLASFLARRSLHYGWLVAGLTFLALLVGAGIRSAPGVLIVPLEQEFGWSRATISLAISINLVLYGLIGPFAATIMERIGIRRTMVFALMLLAMGVGATTLMSASWQLVLLWGVVVGCGSGVIALVLGAIVVNRWFSESRGLVLGVLTASTATGQLVFLPLLASVVERFGWRTSALTLAGVALLIIPAIAFFMRDRPEEVGLRAFGDNSEIVAVSPSKVNSFTSTLNALWQGMRTRDFWLLFGSFFICGASTNGLIGTHLIPACIDHGIPEVQAASLLAVMGIFDFVGTTLSGWLSDRWNNRYLLFWYYGLRGLSLIFLPFSFHLSFYGLSVFAVFYGLDWIATVPPTVRLVANVFGKENVGVMFGWIVAGHQLGAATAAFGAGALRTWQGSYFQAFILSGILCLIAAFLVLRIGQNPTKRNSQLSSVNP; encoded by the coding sequence ATGACTGTTCCCCATCTTCCCATCTTCCCATCTCCCCATCTCCCCATCATGTCCTTAGCCTCCTTTCTAGCGCGTCGTTCACTGCACTATGGCTGGCTCGTCGCGGGTTTAACATTCTTAGCGTTGTTGGTTGGAGCCGGGATTCGCTCTGCTCCCGGAGTTTTGATTGTGCCTTTAGAACAGGAGTTTGGCTGGAGTAGAGCGACTATCTCTTTAGCCATCTCCATTAACTTGGTACTTTACGGACTGATTGGGCCCTTTGCTGCCACAATCATGGAGCGAATTGGCATTCGCCGGACGATGGTGTTTGCTCTGATGCTCTTGGCTATGGGTGTTGGCGCAACTACTTTGATGTCAGCATCTTGGCAGCTAGTTTTGCTTTGGGGCGTTGTAGTTGGTTGCGGGAGCGGAGTTATCGCTTTAGTTTTAGGTGCGATAGTTGTTAATCGCTGGTTTTCTGAAAGCCGGGGTTTGGTTCTTGGCGTTTTAACTGCCAGTACAGCTACCGGCCAACTAGTATTTCTGCCACTGTTGGCGTCAGTAGTGGAACGGTTTGGATGGCGAACCTCTGCCCTAACTCTAGCTGGTGTAGCACTTCTCATTATTCCAGCGATCGCCTTTTTCATGCGCGATCGTCCAGAAGAAGTTGGTTTGCGAGCCTTTGGTGACAACAGCGAAATAGTGGCAGTATCACCGTCCAAAGTCAACTCCTTCACCTCCACCCTCAATGCACTATGGCAAGGGATGAGAACTCGTGACTTTTGGTTATTATTTGGTAGCTTTTTTATCTGCGGCGCTAGCACGAATGGGTTAATTGGTACTCATTTAATCCCCGCCTGTATTGACCACGGTATTCCTGAAGTCCAAGCTGCTAGCCTGTTAGCAGTCATGGGAATATTTGATTTCGTGGGCACAACTCTCTCCGGCTGGCTCTCCGACCGCTGGAATAATCGCTACTTACTGTTTTGGTACTACGGACTGCGGGGTTTATCTTTAATTTTCCTACCCTTCAGTTTCCATCTCTCATTCTACGGACTCTCCGTGTTTGCAGTCTTCTACGGACTCGACTGGATTGCTACCGTACCGCCCACAGTGCGCCTCGTCGCCAACGTCTTCGGTAAAGAAAACGTCGGCGTCATGTTTGGTTGGATAGTTGCAGGACATCAACTCGGTGCAGCCACAGCCGCCTTTGGTGCAGGAGCGCTGAGAACTTGGCAGGGTAGCTACTTTCAGGCATTTATTCTATCTGGTATTCTTTGCCTCATAGCCGCATTCCTAGTACTGCGTATTGGTCAAAATCCCACCAAGCGCAATTCTCAACTATCTTCTGTTAATCCCTAA
- a CDS encoding SDR family NAD(P)-dependent oxidoreductase, protein MSTTALIVGAGNGLSASLARLFAKQGFSVALAARQIEKLTQLSSEIGAVSFAADASKPDQVEQLFIDVENKLSAPNVVIYNPSFRVRGPLVALDPGEVAKTLEITAYGGFLVAQAAAKRLLALGGGAIFFTGASASVKGYPLSAPFAMGKFALRGLAQSIARELAPKNIHVAHFVIDGGIRSTIRQDPADKPDSTLDPDAIAQTYLNILQQPRSAWTWEVELRPWVENF, encoded by the coding sequence ATGTCAACAACAGCTTTAATAGTCGGTGCAGGTAATGGACTCAGCGCCTCCTTAGCGCGTCTGTTTGCCAAACAAGGATTTTCTGTGGCTTTAGCCGCCCGTCAAATTGAGAAACTCACACAACTTAGCAGTGAAATTGGAGCAGTTAGCTTCGCCGCTGATGCTTCAAAACCAGATCAGGTAGAGCAGTTATTTATAGATGTCGAAAATAAACTAAGTGCCCCAAATGTTGTGATTTACAATCCTAGTTTCCGAGTGCGGGGGCCTTTAGTGGCACTAGATCCTGGGGAAGTGGCGAAAACTCTAGAAATCACCGCTTATGGTGGTTTTCTCGTTGCTCAAGCTGCTGCAAAAAGGTTGTTAGCACTGGGGGGAGGTGCAATCTTTTTTACTGGTGCTTCAGCTAGTGTCAAAGGTTATCCCCTGTCTGCACCTTTTGCAATGGGTAAGTTTGCGCTGCGTGGTTTAGCTCAAAGTATTGCTAGGGAACTCGCACCCAAGAATATTCATGTGGCACATTTTGTGATTGATGGCGGTATCCGTTCAACAATCCGCCAAGACCCAGCTGATAAACCTGATAGTACTTTAGATCCAGATGCGATCGCTCAAACTTATCTCAACATCCTCCAGCAACCCCGCAGTGCTTGGACATGGGAAGTTGAATTACGTCCTTGGGTAGAAAATTTCTAG
- a CDS encoding class I SAM-dependent methyltransferase, whose protein sequence is MKIDFGLTAGDYAKHRAGFPSSFFDKLSEYGIGLPGQNIVDLGTGTGTLARGFAARGANVIGIDPSAPLLAQAKQLSESAQLQIDYRVGTAENTGLANATVDIVTAGQCWHWFDRPRAAQEVTRILKANGYVALAHFDWIPLKGNVVEATEQLIEAHNPAWKMGGGTGLHPQWLRDIAEVGFREIQTFSYDVFVPYSHEDWRGRIRASAGVAASLSPEKVEVFDQELATLLVAKYPTPILQAHHRVSAVIAKSPSS, encoded by the coding sequence ATGAAAATTGATTTTGGTTTAACTGCAGGTGATTACGCAAAACACCGCGCAGGCTTTCCCAGTTCATTTTTTGACAAACTGTCTGAATATGGTATCGGTTTACCTGGGCAAAATATTGTTGATCTGGGCACAGGTACAGGAACCCTTGCAAGGGGTTTTGCCGCCAGGGGTGCTAATGTCATTGGTATTGATCCATCAGCACCACTTTTAGCACAGGCAAAACAGTTAAGCGAATCTGCTCAACTTCAGATAGATTATCGAGTGGGAACGGCGGAAAATACTGGTTTAGCAAATGCAACGGTAGATATTGTCACCGCTGGGCAGTGCTGGCATTGGTTTGATCGCCCCCGTGCTGCCCAAGAAGTTACCCGGATTCTCAAGGCTAATGGCTACGTGGCGCTCGCTCATTTTGATTGGATACCCTTAAAAGGTAATGTAGTGGAAGCTACAGAACAATTAATAGAAGCTCATAATCCCGCCTGGAAAATGGGCGGCGGTACTGGTTTACATCCCCAGTGGTTGCGAGATATTGCTGAGGTAGGATTTCGAGAAATCCAGACTTTCTCTTATGATGTTTTTGTACCTTATAGCCATGAAGATTGGCGGGGACGAATTCGTGCTAGTGCTGGTGTAGCTGCTAGTCTGTCGCCAGAGAAAGTAGAAGTATTTGATCAGGAATTAGCAACTTTACTTGTAGCCAAGTATCCTACTCCTATTTTACAAGCTCACCATCGAGTGTCGGCGGTGATCGCAAAATCCCCATCGTCATGA
- a CDS encoding multidrug effflux MFS transporter, with amino-acid sequence MRIRPKSLGFTIFLGMLAALPPLSIDMGLPAFPTISASLNASSGSVGLTLSLFMAGFAIAQLIFGPLSDRYGRKPILLIGCGLFALAGAACAVAPSINTLIAWRLVQGAGAGAGMVLTLATVRDLFDGAAARAQLSYVNLVMSVAPMIAPTIGGWVLVLANWRAIYGVLALAGFLLLLTVAFGLSESLAHPDLTALQPHRLFKNYTRILSNPICLGYALVNALNFGCMFAYVAGSPLVMLQVFGVSTTTYGWLFASTAFGIMVGSFLNGRLSLRGVLPSRLLIVGLVTATISAVALVIVSVSGIAQVSTLMPLLILNTFCRGIISPNAMHGAIQPVPESAGVAAAVVGFLQMLGGAVASGLVAFLYDGKTAIAMSSLMAIFAIASLAAYTVLARPAEHRLQLSK; translated from the coding sequence ATGCGAATTCGACCAAAGTCTCTAGGCTTCACAATCTTCCTGGGTATGCTGGCTGCATTGCCACCCTTATCAATTGATATGGGACTACCAGCATTCCCTACCATCAGTGCCTCTTTGAATGCTTCATCGGGGAGTGTAGGACTCACACTGAGTTTATTCATGGCTGGTTTTGCGATCGCCCAATTGATATTTGGCCCACTCTCAGATCGATACGGACGCAAACCAATTTTACTTATCGGCTGCGGACTTTTTGCCCTAGCCGGTGCAGCCTGTGCTGTAGCACCATCAATCAATACACTGATTGCTTGGCGTTTAGTTCAGGGTGCGGGTGCAGGTGCTGGGATGGTGTTGACGCTGGCGACTGTCCGCGATTTGTTTGACGGTGCAGCCGCACGGGCACAGCTTTCTTACGTCAACCTCGTGATGAGCGTAGCGCCGATGATTGCACCCACAATCGGCGGTTGGGTGCTGGTGTTGGCTAATTGGCGGGCAATTTATGGAGTATTGGCGTTAGCAGGGTTTTTGCTGCTGCTAACTGTGGCTTTTGGACTCAGTGAGTCGTTGGCTCACCCAGATTTGACAGCACTCCAGCCCCATCGACTATTCAAAAATTATACACGGATTCTCAGCAACCCGATTTGTCTGGGCTACGCCCTCGTCAACGCCCTGAATTTTGGCTGTATGTTTGCCTACGTCGCCGGTTCACCACTGGTGATGCTGCAAGTCTTTGGTGTCTCAACTACAACCTACGGGTGGTTATTTGCATCAACCGCCTTTGGTATCATGGTAGGCTCATTCCTCAACGGTCGCTTAAGTTTGCGTGGTGTACTGCCTTCACGGTTGCTGATTGTGGGGTTGGTGACGGCTACGATTTCTGCTGTCGCTTTGGTGATTGTCTCGGTGAGTGGTATCGCCCAAGTCAGTACATTAATGCCATTGCTGATACTTAATACCTTCTGTCGCGGCATCATTTCCCCAAACGCCATGCACGGTGCAATCCAGCCAGTCCCAGAGAGTGCAGGTGTTGCCGCCGCAGTAGTGGGATTTCTGCAAATGCTGGGCGGTGCTGTGGCGAGTGGGCTAGTGGCTTTTCTCTATGACGGGAAAACAGCGATCGCTATGTCTAGTTTAATGGCAATATTTGCGATCGCCTCCCTCGCCGCCTATACCGTACTTGCCCGCCCCGCAGAACATCGTCTGCAGTTAAGTAAATAA
- a CDS encoding glutathione binding-like protein, whose amino-acid sequence MIELYYWTTPNGHKITIFLEEVGLPYTIIPVNIGAGDQFKPEFLKISPNNRIPAIIDNEPVNGGEPITVFESGAILLYLAEKTGKLIPQDIRGRVQVLEWLFWQMAGLGPMAGQNHHFNAYAPEKIEYAINRYVKETGRLYAVLNKQLAEREFVAGDYSIADIATYPWIVPYERQSQNLDDFPNLKRWFETIKARPATIRAYEKAEALKTQPLDPEKSRDLLFNQSANTVQR is encoded by the coding sequence ATGATTGAACTTTACTATTGGACAACCCCAAACGGTCATAAAATCACAATTTTCTTGGAAGAAGTAGGACTTCCCTACACAATTATTCCTGTCAATATTGGCGCTGGCGATCAATTTAAGCCAGAGTTTCTGAAGATTTCACCCAACAATCGCATTCCCGCAATTATTGACAATGAACCAGTAAATGGTGGTGAACCAATTACCGTTTTTGAGTCTGGGGCTATCTTATTATATTTAGCAGAAAAAACCGGAAAATTGATTCCCCAAGATATCCGGGGTCGTGTTCAAGTCCTAGAATGGTTATTCTGGCAAATGGCGGGTTTAGGGCCAATGGCGGGACAAAACCACCACTTCAACGCCTATGCACCGGAAAAGATTGAGTATGCCATTAACCGTTACGTCAAAGAAACAGGACGCTTATATGCAGTGCTAAATAAGCAACTAGCAGAGCGAGAATTTGTCGCTGGCGATTATTCCATTGCAGATATAGCTACTTATCCCTGGATAGTACCCTACGAACGACAAAGCCAAAACTTAGATGATTTTCCCAACCTCAAGCGCTGGTTTGAGACAATCAAAGCCCGTCCCGCCACAATTCGCGCCTATGAGAAAGCAGAAGCGCTAAAAACTCAACCTCTTGATCCGGAAAAGTCACGGGATTTGTTATTTAACCAGTCAGCAAACACCGTTCAGCGTTGA